The Blastopirellula retiformator genome includes a region encoding these proteins:
- a CDS encoding menaquinone biosynthetic enzyme MqnA/MqnD family protein, with the protein MQADSTIRVGRIRVGAVRYLNTKPLVHGLAAANPDIDLSFDLPSRLADKLASGDLDVALIPSVEFFQDPSYSIVSDACIACRGPVWSVKIFFRKPPAEVRTLALDEGSRTSAALSKVLLSERFDLKPQTVPLPIDSGFDSVDADAVLIIGDRAIHAPAGDFVEIWDLGQVWRQWSGKPFVFAAWVARPEFDTPQIAAALSAARDAGLAHLQEIAAAEAPRHRLTAEQCLTYLRDNLHFTLGPDEESGLSLFHAHAVQRGLAPPNDRWTHHDCEAT; encoded by the coding sequence ATGCAGGCAGACTCGACAATCCGCGTCGGCAGAATCCGAGTCGGCGCCGTCCGGTACTTAAATACCAAGCCGCTGGTTCACGGACTGGCCGCCGCCAACCCCGACATTGATCTGTCGTTCGATCTGCCGAGCCGGCTGGCCGATAAACTGGCCAGCGGCGATCTGGACGTCGCACTGATCCCCTCGGTCGAATTCTTCCAAGATCCCAGCTACTCGATCGTTTCCGACGCCTGTATCGCCTGCCGCGGCCCGGTCTGGAGCGTCAAGATCTTCTTCCGCAAGCCGCCGGCCGAGGTTCGCACCTTGGCGTTGGACGAAGGCTCCCGCACCAGCGCCGCCCTTTCCAAAGTCTTGCTATCCGAACGTTTCGACTTGAAACCGCAAACCGTGCCGCTGCCGATCGATTCTGGTTTTGACTCGGTCGACGCCGACGCGGTGCTGATCATCGGCGATCGGGCGATCCACGCCCCGGCCGGCGACTTCGTCGAAATCTGGGATCTCGGCCAGGTTTGGCGACAGTGGTCGGGCAAGCCGTTTGTGTTCGCCGCTTGGGTCGCTCGGCCCGAGTTCGATACGCCGCAAATCGCCGCCGCCCTCTCGGCCGCCCGGGATGCCGGTCTTGCGCATCTGCAGGAAATCGCCGCCGCCGAAGCGCCACGGCATCGCCTGACAGCCGAGCAGTGCTTAACATACCTGCGAGACAATTTACACTTTACCTTGGGGCCCGACGAAGAGAGCGGTTTGTCCCTGTTTCACGCCCACGCGGTGCAGCGAGGTCTAGCGCCGCCGAACGATCGATGGACGCATCATGATTGCGAAGCTACTTGA
- the mqnC gene encoding cyclic dehypoxanthinyl futalosine synthase produces the protein MIAKLLDKAVAGERLTPAEGLQLLQSHDLVALGRAADAVTRRLHPEDYRTYNIDRNINYTNVCTAVCDFCAFYRGPKSEEGYVLSQDQLVAKVQETLELGGEQILLQGGLHPSFKLEWYEEMLSDLKRRFPTVNLHAFSPPEIYHFTKVNKLSLREVLSRLKDAGLGSLPGGGAEILVDRVRNEITRGKVMTDDWLDVMRVWHELGGRSSATMMFGHVETLEERIEHLERVRQLQDETGGFTAFICWTFQPDHTDMADIAPSGSFEYLKTQAVSRLYLDNIQNVQSSWVTQGLKMGQLALLYGANDMGSLMIEENVVAEAGTVHYLTLDQIRDSISELGFTPRQRNVHYQLIPVEQEVKAIEANRARDQQLLQLA, from the coding sequence ATGATTGCGAAGCTACTTGATAAAGCGGTCGCCGGAGAACGTCTGACCCCGGCCGAAGGTTTGCAGTTGCTCCAGTCGCATGACCTGGTCGCTTTGGGCCGGGCCGCCGACGCCGTCACGCGCCGACTCCACCCCGAGGACTACCGCACCTACAACATCGATCGCAACATCAACTACACCAACGTCTGCACCGCGGTTTGCGATTTCTGCGCTTTCTATCGCGGTCCCAAAAGCGAAGAAGGCTATGTCCTCTCGCAAGACCAACTGGTCGCCAAGGTGCAAGAAACGCTGGAACTGGGGGGCGAGCAGATTTTGCTGCAAGGCGGTCTCCACCCCAGCTTCAAGCTCGAGTGGTACGAAGAGATGCTCTCCGATCTGAAGCGTCGCTTTCCCACGGTCAACCTGCACGCTTTCAGCCCGCCCGAGATCTACCACTTCACCAAGGTCAACAAGCTTTCCTTGCGCGAAGTCCTCTCGCGTCTGAAAGACGCCGGCCTCGGCAGCTTGCCAGGCGGCGGCGCCGAGATCCTGGTCGATCGCGTCCGCAACGAAATCACCCGCGGCAAAGTGATGACCGACGATTGGCTTGATGTGATGCGCGTCTGGCACGAGTTGGGCGGACGCAGCTCGGCCACGATGATGTTCGGCCATGTCGAAACGCTCGAAGAACGGATCGAACATCTCGAACGGGTTCGCCAACTGCAGGACGAAACCGGCGGCTTTACCGCATTCATCTGCTGGACCTTCCAGCCCGACCATACCGACATGGCCGACATCGCCCCGTCCGGCTCGTTTGAGTACCTGAAGACGCAAGCGGTCTCGCGGCTCTATCTCGACAACATTCAAAACGTCCAATCGAGCTGGGTCACCCAAGGCCTGAAAATGGGCCAGCTGGCCCTGCTCTACGGCGCCAACGACATGGGCAGCCTGATGATCGAGGAAAACGTCGTCGCCGAAGCCGGCACGGTCCATTACCTGACCCTCGACCAAATCCGCGACTCGATCAGCGAACTCGGCTTCACCCCGCGACAACGCAACGTTCATTACCAATTGATCCCGGTAGAACAAGAAGTCAAAGCGATCGAAGCCAACCGCGCCCGCGATCAACAACTGCTGCAACTCGCGTAA
- a CDS encoding class I SAM-dependent methyltransferase — translation MPNEWSKPEHSLAYMRRAKRQTQRQMGDETLLAELPADTRRVLDLGCGAGHLIGLALQRFPQATGVGLDFSATMLDLARQQFTGETRVEWIERSLDDPLPQLGTLDAIISSFAIHHCSDSRKRAIYQEAFAELRPGGVFCNLEHVASPTVTMHERFLSELHIPLEDDDPSNQLLDLHTQLTWLREIGYEEVDCYWKWREMALLIGKRPKL, via the coding sequence ATGCCCAACGAATGGTCCAAACCCGAGCATTCCCTCGCCTACATGCGGCGCGCCAAACGTCAAACGCAGCGTCAAATGGGGGACGAAACGCTGCTGGCCGAGCTGCCCGCCGATACCCGCCGGGTGCTGGATCTCGGCTGTGGCGCGGGGCATTTGATCGGGTTGGCGCTGCAGCGTTTCCCGCAAGCGACCGGCGTCGGCCTCGACTTCTCGGCGACGATGCTCGACCTGGCCCGCCAGCAGTTCACCGGCGAAACGCGGGTTGAATGGATCGAGCGGAGCCTCGACGATCCTCTCCCCCAGCTTGGCACCTTGGACGCCATCATCTCCAGCTTCGCCATCCACCACTGCAGCGATTCCCGAAAACGAGCCATCTACCAGGAAGCCTTCGCCGAGCTTCGTCCCGGCGGCGTCTTTTGCAACCTGGAACATGTCGCCTCGCCGACGGTGACGATGCACGAAAGATTCTTGAGCGAACTCCACATCCCGCTGGAAGATGACGACCCGTCCAACCAACTTCTCGATCTCCATACGCAACTCACTTGGCTCCGCGAAATTGGTTATGAGGAAGTCGACTGCTACTGGAAGTGGCGCGAAATGGCCCTGCTGATCGGCAAACGCCCAAAGTTGTAG
- a CDS encoding AAA family ATPase yields the protein MNRSERIERMRELLQGEGMFPVAVPDPMIEAAVDRFEATNKPLQEFTSVELLDQANEVEWLVPGVLSRGAPAVICGPSKCLKTSLAVDLVAALSTGCKFLGRFALQRKFRVGFFSGEQAKRSLVDLTRRWMTSKQREETPRFVCALQGASVNLETQLRQLRTWIGKYELEVVMIDPLDVAAKTKQAHTLHLQAMIRCCLECGATPILCCATRKTIRPRTLDVTDLQSAGCHDLARQWLLVNRRQSYELGSGQHKLWLTVGGDAGQDDLWGVDVEEGRLNDANGRRWQTNVRSPSSLKNEQAAREALTRDERHDAKLRVVIENLGPDRAMKQTVREHAGMNGTMFAAAWERLEEAGEIEKVTPARRSGFATFQLKKEATSSVGQAVPAEDKNVKQEPSPPTEKNETVQSRPPELHKPPVGSAVRTKTPPNDVDNQVINNAANKKESSTSPVAEKSKRSSPVEPHESARQSSPEDPSPRRGQPKRIRKQRLRKKAQRAALK from the coding sequence ATGAATCGTAGTGAGCGGATCGAGCGGATGCGGGAGTTGTTGCAAGGGGAAGGGATGTTTCCGGTCGCCGTGCCTGATCCGATGATCGAGGCGGCAGTCGACCGGTTTGAAGCGACCAACAAACCGCTGCAAGAGTTCACCTCGGTCGAACTGCTCGATCAGGCGAACGAGGTCGAGTGGCTGGTGCCTGGCGTGCTCTCGCGCGGCGCTCCGGCGGTCATCTGCGGGCCGAGCAAATGTTTGAAAACGTCGCTGGCGGTCGACCTGGTGGCGGCCCTGTCGACAGGCTGCAAATTCTTAGGGCGATTCGCGCTCCAGCGAAAATTTCGCGTTGGGTTCTTCAGCGGCGAACAAGCGAAGCGATCGCTAGTCGACCTGACGCGGCGGTGGATGACCAGCAAACAGCGGGAAGAAACGCCGCGGTTCGTCTGCGCGCTGCAAGGGGCGAGCGTGAATCTGGAAACGCAACTGCGGCAACTGCGGACTTGGATCGGCAAGTACGAGTTGGAAGTGGTGATGATCGATCCGCTCGACGTCGCGGCCAAAACCAAGCAGGCCCACACGTTGCACCTGCAGGCGATGATCCGCTGTTGTCTTGAGTGCGGCGCGACGCCGATTCTGTGCTGCGCGACGCGCAAGACGATTCGCCCGCGAACGCTCGACGTGACCGACTTGCAAAGCGCCGGCTGTCACGATCTGGCCCGGCAATGGCTGCTGGTCAATCGCCGCCAAAGTTATGAACTGGGCAGCGGGCAGCACAAGTTGTGGCTAACCGTCGGCGGCGACGCCGGGCAAGATGACCTGTGGGGCGTTGATGTCGAAGAAGGTCGTCTGAATGATGCCAATGGCCGAAGATGGCAGACCAATGTTCGTTCCCCTTCGTCGCTAAAGAACGAACAAGCCGCCCGCGAAGCGCTGACCCGCGACGAGCGGCACGACGCCAAACTGCGCGTCGTGATCGAAAACCTCGGCCCCGACCGAGCGATGAAGCAAACGGTGCGCGAACATGCCGGGATGAACGGCACGATGTTCGCCGCCGCGTGGGAGCGGCTAGAAGAAGCCGGCGAAATCGAAAAAGTAACCCCCGCCCGGCGAAGCGGCTTCGCCACTTTCCAATTGAAAAAAGAAGCGACCTCCAGCGTAGGGCAGGCCGTGCCTGCCGAAGACAAGAACGTCAAGCAGGAACCAAGTCCACCGACCGAAAAAAACGAAACAGTCCAGTCCCGTCCGCCCGAGTTGCACAAACCGCCCGTAGGGTCCGCTGTGCGGACCAAGACCCCACCAAACGACGTCGACAATCAAGTCATCAACAACGCCGCGAACAAAAAAGAGTCGTCCACGAGTCCCGTCGCCGAAAAATCAAAACGGTCCAGTCCCGTCGAACCGCACGAATCAGCGAGACAGTCCAGTCCCGAAGACCCAAGCCCCCGGAGGGGCCAGCCAAAACGCATACGCAAACAGCGGTTAAGAAAAAAGGCCCAACGGGCCGCGCTAAAGTAG
- a CDS encoding YybH family protein has protein sequence MTTSAKALAALLLLAIPAYGQEVKPPTKETQPAETAAPKASLNQDETAIAAAIESYVIAFNKGDAETLAAHWTPEGTFTPPGGETLIGRKALQESFAAYFAENKEAKIELLETAVTQVSPSVAKEAGVARVIVPGGEPSDTTYTAIHVKTSEGWKIDSIAEQAPAALPPSHYEELQALEWMVGRWVDADEASSIESTTQWTKNRNFLTTSFKVVVDGQVEFEGTQVIGWDPYAQTIRSWVFDSDGGFGAGRWTNQGNLWTVQTINVLSDGRRGSATHIYESIDDNTMRFESIGRQVDGELMPSIPPVTVTRVAE, from the coding sequence ATGACGACATCCGCGAAAGCCCTCGCTGCGCTGCTGCTGCTCGCGATCCCAGCCTACGGCCAAGAGGTAAAACCGCCCACCAAAGAGACGCAACCGGCCGAAACCGCGGCGCCCAAGGCGTCTCTCAACCAAGACGAAACCGCCATTGCGGCGGCGATTGAGTCATACGTGATCGCCTTCAACAAAGGGGACGCAGAAACGCTGGCGGCCCACTGGACGCCTGAGGGGACCTTCACCCCGCCTGGCGGCGAAACGCTAATCGGACGCAAAGCGCTGCAGGAGAGCTTTGCCGCCTACTTCGCCGAAAACAAAGAGGCGAAGATTGAACTGCTGGAGACCGCGGTCACCCAGGTCTCGCCCAGCGTCGCCAAGGAAGCGGGCGTCGCCCGGGTGATTGTGCCTGGCGGCGAGCCGAGCGACACCACCTATACCGCGATCCATGTCAAAACGTCGGAAGGTTGGAAGATCGACAGCATCGCCGAGCAAGCGCCCGCCGCGCTGCCGCCGAGTCATTATGAAGAACTGCAGGCGCTAGAGTGGATGGTCGGCCGGTGGGTCGATGCGGACGAAGCGTCTTCGATCGAGTCGACGACCCAGTGGACCAAGAACCGCAACTTTCTGACGACCTCGTTCAAAGTGGTGGTCGACGGGCAGGTTGAGTTTGAGGGGACGCAGGTGATCGGCTGGGATCCATACGCCCAGACGATTCGCTCGTGGGTGTTCGATTCGGACGGCGGTTTTGGGGCTGGACGGTGGACCAACCAAGGCAACCTGTGGACCGTGCAAACGATCAATGTCCTTTCGGATGGACGCCGCGGCTCGGCAACCCACATCTACGAGTCGATCGACGACAACACGATGCGGTTTGAATCGATCGGCCGCCAAGTCGATGGCGAACTGATGCCGAGCATCCCGCCGGTCACCGTGACGCGCGTCGCTGAGTAA
- a CDS encoding serine hydrolase produces MTPQLRPRLRLLVLLTIAVFFANSPVSAKPPEDRQQIEADLAEALLPALKRHRGEAAVVIKHLPSGATFAFHGDRPQSTASLIKLPLLMALYQAVNEKQVTLDALVEMKKEDQVPGSGILTGHFSPGLKLSVRDAAHLMVTYSDNTATNLVIDQVGLPATRKLMKTLDCPSTQLNSKVFRRDTSIDIESSKQYGLGVTSCDDMIRLLELLHKGEFIDKATSQAIIDQLAFVNDKSKVTRFLPPGVKPAHKTGAVNDARTDAGIIPLPEGALLFCVLTQQNEDRSWGDKNEAELLAAEIGQVAYHYFADGKITAPAPTSTTLALGAEGELVEALQRTLNARMKPSPQLGVDGDFGPNTEAALIRFQSDKGLIANGAVDRQVWKALGPLVTEDEAVADIAEVNAAVATKAPADSLEGLPFVTAKAWTVIDLDSGKTLGGDNADGVRDPASVTKIMTAYLVLQMAEESPELLDEIVTFSQRADKTPGSTSGLKVGEQVSVGELLYGLMLPSGNDASVALAEHFGDRLSPDPAKKGHDGFVAAMNSQAEKLGMTQTGYANPHGLTAKGHVTTAADMAKLGRAAMQLERFREIVATPQRGATVESKTGYQRNVIWRNTNRLLHQEGYFGVKTGTTGQAGACLVSCCERDGKRVLMVALGSSSTDSRYADTRNLYRWLWNELASQPAEPAKPIGG; encoded by the coding sequence ATGACGCCGCAGCTTCGCCCTCGACTTCGCTTGCTCGTTTTGCTCACGATCGCCGTCTTCTTCGCTAATTCCCCAGTTAGTGCGAAGCCGCCGGAAGATCGCCAGCAAATCGAAGCGGATTTGGCCGAAGCGCTCCTGCCCGCGCTGAAACGCCATCGAGGCGAAGCGGCGGTCGTCATCAAACATCTGCCTAGCGGCGCGACCTTCGCCTTTCATGGCGATCGCCCTCAATCAACCGCCAGCCTGATCAAGTTGCCGCTGCTGATGGCGCTGTACCAGGCGGTCAACGAGAAACAGGTGACGCTCGACGCGCTGGTCGAAATGAAAAAAGAAGACCAGGTCCCTGGCTCCGGCATTTTGACTGGCCACTTCTCGCCGGGGCTGAAGCTTTCGGTCCGCGACGCCGCTCACCTGATGGTCACCTACTCCGACAACACCGCGACCAACCTGGTCATCGACCAAGTTGGCCTGCCGGCGACCCGCAAGTTGATGAAGACGCTCGATTGCCCCAGCACGCAGCTCAACTCGAAGGTCTTCCGCCGCGACACCTCGATCGACATCGAAAGCAGCAAGCAGTACGGCCTGGGCGTTACCTCGTGCGACGACATGATTCGCCTGCTGGAGCTGCTGCACAAGGGCGAGTTTATAGACAAAGCGACCTCGCAGGCAATCATCGACCAGCTCGCCTTCGTCAACGACAAGTCGAAGGTGACCCGTTTTCTGCCCCCCGGCGTCAAACCGGCGCACAAGACCGGCGCCGTCAATGACGCCCGCACCGACGCCGGTATCATCCCGCTGCCGGAAGGGGCGCTGCTGTTTTGCGTGTTGACGCAGCAGAATGAAGACCGCAGTTGGGGGGACAAGAACGAAGCCGAACTGCTGGCCGCCGAAATCGGCCAGGTCGCTTACCATTATTTCGCCGATGGCAAGATCACCGCACCCGCCCCGACCAGCACGACGCTCGCCCTCGGCGCTGAAGGAGAGTTGGTCGAAGCGCTGCAGCGGACGCTCAACGCCCGGATGAAACCATCGCCCCAGTTAGGCGTCGACGGCGACTTCGGTCCCAATACCGAAGCGGCGCTGATCCGCTTTCAATCGGACAAGGGGCTGATCGCCAATGGCGCCGTCGATCGTCAGGTCTGGAAGGCGCTCGGTCCGCTGGTGACCGAAGACGAAGCGGTCGCCGACATCGCCGAAGTCAACGCCGCCGTCGCCACCAAGGCCCCGGCCGATTCGCTCGAAGGTTTGCCGTTCGTCACGGCCAAGGCCTGGACGGTGATCGACCTCGACAGCGGTAAGACGCTGGGCGGCGACAATGCCGACGGAGTTCGCGACCCGGCCAGCGTCACCAAGATCATGACCGCCTATCTCGTGTTGCAGATGGCCGAGGAATCGCCGGAGTTGCTGGACGAAATCGTCACCTTCTCGCAGCGAGCCGACAAGACGCCAGGCTCAACCTCCGGCTTAAAAGTGGGAGAACAGGTCTCCGTCGGCGAGTTGCTGTACGGCTTGATGCTCCCTTCGGGCAATGACGCGTCGGTCGCCCTGGCCGAACATTTCGGCGATCGCCTATCCCCCGATCCGGCGAAGAAAGGACACGACGGCTTTGTCGCCGCGATGAATAGCCAAGCCGAAAAGCTCGGCATGACCCAGACCGGCTACGCGAACCCGCACGGGCTGACCGCCAAAGGGCATGTCACCACCGCCGCCGATATGGCGAAGCTGGGCCGAGCCGCGATGCAACTGGAGCGGTTCCGCGAGATCGTCGCCACGCCGCAGCGCGGCGCCACCGTCGAGTCAAAGACCGGCTACCAGCGGAACGTCATCTGGCGAAACACCAATCGCCTGCTGCACCAGGAAGGCTATTTCGGTGTGAAGACCGGCACCACCGGCCAGGCAGGCGCCTGCCTGGTTTCCTGCTGCGAGCGAGACGGCAAACGCGTGCTCATGGTGGCGCTTGGTTCCAGTTCGACCGACTCCCGCTACGCTGATACCCGCAACCTCTATCGCTGGCTCTGGAACGAGTTGGCCAGCCAACCGGCCGAACCAGCGAAACCCATTGGCGGCTAA
- a CDS encoding dipeptidase, whose protein sequence is MHDNHISWLAAALVTLAGVSPILAEDSTFQPTPPQSRGDVVLTDEAKKLHEALLMIDGHNDMPWEIRIKGSSDFDKLDISKPQPKLHTDIPRLREGNVGAQFWSVWVPVSTGYDGTALLSTLEQIDLVKAMIKRYPDDMELALTVDDIERISKEGKIASLIGVEGGHCIEDSIGNLERLYDLGARYMTLTHSASLSWADSCTGEKISGGLNPFGVHVVETMNRLGMMVDVSHVSPATAHAALDASKAPVIFSHSSAAAIAASPRNVPDDVLKRMPENGGVVMVNFFSSFIVPESVARYEEGKALEKELTEKHGAEQAAVLLRRWKSKNPQLPGNIHDLLDHIDHIVKVAGWRHVGIGSDYDGVTLVPKGLEDVSRYPYITQGLLDRGYTPEQIKAIMGGNLIRAMREVEATAKKLQAQAAAK, encoded by the coding sequence ATGCACGACAACCATATATCCTGGCTGGCCGCGGCGCTGGTCACCTTGGCAGGCGTCTCCCCAATCCTGGCCGAGGACTCCACCTTCCAGCCGACTCCTCCCCAGTCGCGCGGCGACGTCGTCCTGACCGACGAAGCGAAGAAGTTGCACGAGGCGCTGCTGATGATCGACGGGCACAACGACATGCCGTGGGAGATCCGCATCAAGGGCTCCAGCGATTTCGACAAGCTCGACATCAGCAAACCGCAACCGAAACTGCACACCGATATTCCACGACTGCGCGAAGGAAACGTCGGCGCCCAGTTCTGGTCGGTTTGGGTTCCGGTGTCGACGGGCTACGATGGCACGGCGCTATTGTCGACGCTAGAGCAGATTGATCTGGTCAAAGCGATGATCAAGCGGTACCCAGACGATATGGAACTGGCCCTGACGGTCGACGATATCGAGCGGATCTCGAAGGAAGGCAAGATCGCCTCGCTGATCGGCGTCGAAGGGGGACACTGCATCGAGGATTCGATCGGCAACCTCGAACGCCTGTATGACCTGGGCGCTCGCTACATGACGCTCACCCACAGCGCCAGTCTCAGTTGGGCCGACAGTTGCACCGGCGAGAAGATCAGCGGCGGGCTCAACCCGTTCGGCGTGCATGTGGTCGAAACGATGAATCGCTTGGGGATGATGGTCGACGTTTCGCACGTTTCTCCGGCGACGGCGCATGCGGCGCTCGACGCCAGTAAGGCGCCGGTCATCTTCTCGCATTCGTCCGCAGCCGCGATCGCCGCATCGCCGCGCAACGTTCCCGACGACGTCCTGAAGCGGATGCCGGAAAACGGCGGCGTCGTGATGGTCAACTTTTTCTCGTCGTTCATCGTGCCGGAATCGGTCGCCCGTTATGAAGAAGGGAAAGCCCTGGAAAAGGAACTGACCGAAAAACATGGCGCCGAGCAGGCGGCCGTTTTGCTGCGTCGCTGGAAGAGCAAGAATCCGCAGCTGCCCGGCAACATCCACGACCTGCTTGACCACATCGATCACATCGTCAAAGTCGCCGGTTGGCGGCATGTTGGCATCGGATCGGACTACGACGGCGTCACGCTGGTGCCGAAAGGACTGGAAGACGTCAGCCGCTATCCCTACATCACGCAAGGTTTGCTCGACCGCGGCTACACGCCCGAGCAGATCAAAGCGATCATGGGCGGCAACCTGATCCGCGCGATGCGCGAAGTCGAAGCGACCGCCAAAAAGCTGCAAGCGCAAGCGGCGGCGAAGTAA
- a CDS encoding AraC family transcriptional regulator translates to MEPDSHRRGEKLQIRQIAVMVETETSWGRRVIRGIASYADKHTFWHLLIDPRDHEQRSSLPDGWKGDGIIARISTRLQADQIVEKKLPSVNVDDVYGDLPRVGRVITNEGARAELAVEHLVARGFTNFAFFAPPSQRYSSRRWEEFEQAVTQRGFECQSYRPGYRAGRKIKWSEQQRRVNRWLTSLPRPIAVLAVDAYHARQLAEVCHFTSIRVPDEIAILAGDSDELLCEVSTPPLSSISLACERIGYEAAAMIHRMMEGQPASTTPLTISPHGVVSRQSTDVLAIDDPMIVRALRFIQKHTQRGISVADVLREVPISRRSLEMQFRSYLGRSPAEEIRRVQLERGRELLGNREMSITEVALACGFSNATRFGIAFRKSFGTTPRNFRKRLMAD, encoded by the coding sequence ATGGAACCTGATTCGCATCGCCGCGGCGAGAAACTGCAGATCCGCCAGATCGCCGTCATGGTCGAGACCGAGACGAGTTGGGGACGTCGCGTCATTCGCGGGATCGCCAGTTATGCCGATAAACATACGTTCTGGCACCTGCTGATCGATCCCCGCGACCATGAGCAGCGGTCCTCGCTGCCTGACGGCTGGAAAGGGGACGGCATCATCGCCCGCATTTCGACGCGGCTGCAAGCCGATCAAATCGTCGAGAAAAAACTGCCCTCGGTCAACGTCGACGACGTCTATGGCGATCTCCCCCGCGTGGGACGCGTGATTACCAATGAAGGCGCCCGGGCCGAATTGGCGGTCGAGCATCTCGTCGCTCGCGGGTTCACGAACTTTGCGTTTTTCGCGCCCCCCAGTCAGCGCTATTCGAGCCGCCGTTGGGAAGAGTTTGAGCAAGCGGTCACACAGCGGGGTTTCGAGTGCCAGAGCTACCGGCCTGGCTATCGAGCGGGACGCAAGATCAAGTGGAGTGAGCAACAGCGGCGCGTCAATCGTTGGCTCACTTCGCTGCCGCGGCCGATCGCGGTGTTGGCGGTCGACGCGTATCATGCGCGACAGTTGGCCGAGGTTTGCCACTTCACCTCGATTCGCGTGCCGGACGAGATTGCGATTTTAGCGGGGGACTCGGACGAACTGCTCTGCGAAGTTTCAACGCCGCCGCTCTCTTCGATTTCGCTGGCCTGCGAACGAATCGGCTACGAGGCGGCGGCGATGATCCATCGGATGATGGAGGGTCAGCCTGCGTCGACTACGCCGCTGACGATCTCGCCGCATGGCGTGGTCAGTCGCCAGTCGACCGACGTGTTGGCGATCGACGACCCGATGATCGTCCGAGCGCTCCGCTTCATCCAAAAACATACGCAGCGCGGCATCAGCGTCGCCGACGTCCTCCGCGAAGTGCCGATCTCGCGGCGGAGTCTGGAAATGCAATTCCGCTCATACCTTGGCCGCTCTCCGGCCGAAGAAATCCGCCGCGTGCAACTAGAACGCGGCCGCGAGTTGCTCGGTAATCGCGAGATGTCGATCACCGAAGTGGCGCTCGCCTGCGGATTCTCCAACGCCACCCGCTTTGGGATCGCGTTCCGCAAGAGTTTTGGAACAACGCCGAGGAACTTCCGAAAACGGCTGATGGCGGACTAA
- a CDS encoding anhydro-N-acetylmuramic acid kinase translates to MNKQHFAIGLMSGTSADGVDAALISTDGESDVDFLGGLTLPYPEQLRARVLEASQHNVRIDELLRVERELTLHHVQAVKALIAQLGDAARHAAIIGFHGHTVRHFPGEGLTLQLGNPWLLAEQTGIQVVSDFRRHDMARGGQGAPLVSLFHRAIFANETEPVVVLNLGGVANVTWLGPNGEIIAGDSGPGCGLLDEWVQEMADISHDEDGRLALKGKVHEGIVREALSVDFFRKPLPKSADRFDFDHVDVSGLSVEDGAATLCAVTVQAISGAVSRMAQEPAVLWVTGGGVHHPVIMKMLVDRFTDVRSISQRGLSPDTLEAECFAWLAVRHQLGLPLTIPETTGCSEPTIGGSITPLQ, encoded by the coding sequence ATGAATAAACAACATTTTGCAATTGGGCTGATGAGCGGCACCTCCGCTGATGGAGTCGACGCGGCGCTGATCAGCACCGATGGCGAAAGCGACGTTGATTTTCTCGGCGGGCTCACGCTCCCCTATCCCGAGCAACTGCGGGCTCGCGTGCTCGAGGCTTCGCAGCACAACGTCCGGATCGATGAGCTATTGCGCGTGGAGCGCGAGCTGACGCTCCATCACGTCCAGGCGGTCAAAGCGCTGATCGCGCAACTGGGCGACGCGGCTCGGCACGCGGCGATCATTGGCTTTCATGGCCACACGGTACGCCATTTTCCAGGCGAAGGACTCACGCTGCAGCTGGGCAATCCCTGGCTGTTGGCCGAGCAAACCGGCATTCAGGTCGTCTCCGACTTTCGCCGCCATGACATGGCCCGCGGAGGACAAGGGGCGCCGCTCGTCTCGCTATTCCATCGGGCGATCTTCGCCAACGAAACGGAACCGGTCGTCGTGCTGAACCTCGGTGGCGTCGCCAACGTCACCTGGCTTGGTCCCAACGGTGAGATCATCGCCGGCGACTCCGGCCCGGGGTGCGGCCTGCTGGACGAATGGGTCCAGGAGATGGCCGACATCAGTCACGACGAGGATGGCCGCTTGGCGCTGAAAGGAAAAGTGCACGAAGGGATCGTCCGCGAAGCGCTCTCGGTCGACTTCTTCCGCAAGCCGCTGCCGAAGTCGGCCGATCGATTTGATTTTGATCATGTCGACGTCTCGGGGCTCAGCGTCGAGGATGGCGCCGCCACGTTGTGCGCCGTCACCGTGCAAGCGATCAGCGGCGCCGTTTCTCGGATGGCGCAAGAACCGGCCGTACTATGGGTCACCGGCGGCGGCGTCCATCATCCGGTCATCATGAAGATGCTGGTCGACCGCTTCACAGACGTCCGCTCGATCAGCCAACGGGGCCTCTCGCCCGATACGCTCGAAGCGGAATGCTTCGCCTGGCTCGCCGTCCGCCACCAGCTTGGTCTGCCGCTGACGATCCCAGAAACGACCGGCTGCAGCGAACCGACCATCGGCGGCAGCATCACGCCGCTGCAGTAA